The nucleotide window GCCGTATTCAGCCCAGTTGCCTTGTTTTTGAGCATTAAGAGCTGCTTCATAAGCGATATTAGCTTCGTTGACCAAATTTATGACGGTGTTTGGTTTTTGTTGCGGTTGAGGTTTCCCACTAGGCGTCAGGGTAACCGTTTGCGGGACTTTTTGTCCGACAAAAAGTTTCTTAAGCGCTTCCTCAAAAGTTGGCGCGATAGTCGTACGTCTTCCCGCCCCCACCATAACAGCGCGCAACTCAGGGATTGATCCGCCGGTATCCTGTGTTGTCGCTCTCAAGAAAACCGGTTGGACATAAATTAAGCTCTTGCCAATTGGGATGACCAGCAAGTTGCCGAATAATGCCTGTGAACCGCCTTGAGCGCTGTTCCAAAGTGTCATTTGTGGAGAAATCTCAGGGTTTTGCTGGAAGAAAGAATAGACTGTTTCCGGACCAGGAACAGTCACCTGGTCGGGGAAGCGGTAGACGACCAAACGTCCATAGTTTTCAGGATCGCATTGAGCGCTCATCCACCCAATCAAGTTCTGCCTTTGGTAAGCGGTGAAGGGCAGAATGAGTTGGAAAGCATCCGTTGGGGCATCCGGCAATCGCATTTGTACATAGTACGGCGACATCTGAATTTTTTTGCCCACTTCCAAGTTTTCATTGGGGATTTCCCAAGCATCGCTCTTCTGATAAAACACTTGCGGGTCGGTCATATGGTAGAAGCGATACATGCCCGATTGGATTCGGAAGAGGCCTTCCGGATAGCGAATGTGTCGTTTAAGCGTTGGCGGCATTTGATCCAAAGGCTTGAAAAGATTGGGGAAAATGCGCTGATAGACCTTCAAGACTGGATCGTCGGTGTCACTGATGTATCCTGTAACAGTGCCGTCATAAGCGTCAATTACTATTTTGATGCTGTTGCGGACATAGTTCAAATCTAAACCCCAAGCTCCATATAATGAGCTGTAAGGGTATTTGTTACTCGTGGTGTAGGCATCAAGCATCCAGTAGAGTTTGCCGTCAGCGTTAACAATATAGGGATCAGGGTCCAGTTTCAGAAATGGAAAGACTGCCTGAGCGCGTGCAGATATTGCCCTTTGGTAGAGGAGTTTCGTTTGAGGCGTAATTTCCTTTGTGAGCATCAAGTTGCTATCGCCAAACCTAAAGGCAAACATCATTCTGGTAAACCAGTGTGATCCGCCGATAGGAATACCGTTGGTTCCGCGATAATGAGTAGTCTTCTGAGCAGCGCCCATTGGGTAATCATTTTCAGGGATGCTTGAATTAGCGTAAATAGGCCCGCTGTCAGACTCACCGTAATAGATGCCGGGTTCTTTAAGGGTTAAATTAGGCGGTGATTGGGGAGGAATATTTTGAGTGATAAATAACGGCGCACCCTCAGGCGTTGCGGCATTAACCTGGTTCATAACGATCCCATAACCATGGGTGTATTGCAGGTGGAGCGCAATCCAAGTTTTGGAGGAAGCAGGTAGCCCTTCCGTATAAAGCTCGCGCGCGGCAAGCATTGTTACTCGCTGTTTGCCGTTAATGATATACCTGTCTACATCGATGCTATTAACCGCCTCATCACCAGTCGGTTCTTGATTGAAGCGATAGTAAGGCCAGAGCGCCTGCAGGTTATTATAGGCATCAGATAAGACACGCGGGTCCCATACTCGCATATTCTCAAGCGTGGTTTGGCTGGCGTTTAACTCGGCAGACGAAGGCTCTTCAGTATAAGTAATATCTCGAACTTCGATTTTATCGAGCGCATATGCCGCCCGCGTCGCGTTGATGTTACGAGCGATATATTGGCTTTCCAGTTTGCTTTGGTTCGGGACAACGCTGAATTTCTCGACGATTACACCGGCATACAAGTACATACCGACAAACCCAACAATCGCCCAGACAATCGCTCCGGCAATAACCGGTGTGAACGCTCTACCCGCTCGGATATTTAGCAAGCTCAAAACCGCTAAGATAAGAGCGCCCCAAACAAGCCCGTTAATAAGCGGAATTCGAGCATGGGCATCTGAGTACGAAACCCCTGTCAAAACAGCGTTGGCGGAGAAGAGATAGTTAAATCGTCCTAATGACATGTTCCACGCCACTAAGACGAAGAAGAGCGCAATTAGGATTAATAAGTGCGTTCTCATCACAGGGGTTCGGACGCTAACCGAACCTATCATGCCGGTGAGTCGATTGATGAAGTAAATCGCAGCTGTTATGCCGCCAATAAAAATCACCATCCAAAGCAGATATTGAGCGGCGAATTGCAGGAAAGATAATTTGAAAAGATAAAACCCAAGGTCTTGATGGAAAACAGGGTCGGTCTTACCTATAGTAATGGCATTCTGGTATAAGAGGAAATCTTGCCAACCCGAAGCGGCAAAAGCCCCGTAAAAAAGACCGATTATCGGCGCAATAATCATAACCAGTCTTAAAACCCCGCGCTGAAGCCATCCAAACACCTGCATCACAATCATCTCGAGGTCACTCGTGCCTACGCCCAAAATCAACGTAGCGCGAATAGCAGGGACCCAGTTGAAGGATGCAAATAAGGCGCTGAGGACAAACCCAGCGAGAAATAGCCAAAACCGTGTAATGTAAAGCGTTTTAAATATCTCAGGACGTCTAACATCGTGGGCATACCACATCCAGTTAGTGTAGATCTGGACAAAGGTGCTTCCGAAAACGAAAAACACCAAAACGATCCCGAACAC belongs to bacterium and includes:
- a CDS encoding UPF0182 family protein, with product MRELPATSSKKPWALIVFGIVLVFFVFGSTFVQIYTNWMWYAHDVRRPEIFKTLYITRFWLFLAGFVLSALFASFNWVPAIRATLILGVGTSDLEMIVMQVFGWLQRGVLRLVMIIAPIIGLFYGAFAASGWQDFLLYQNAITIGKTDPVFHQDLGFYLFKLSFLQFAAQYLLWMVIFIGGITAAIYFINRLTGMIGSVSVRTPVMRTHLLILIALFFVLVAWNMSLGRFNYLFSANAVLTGVSYSDAHARIPLINGLVWGALILAVLSLLNIRAGRAFTPVIAGAIVWAIVGFVGMYLYAGVIVEKFSVVPNQSKLESQYIARNINATRAAYALDKIEVRDITYTEEPSSAELNASQTTLENMRVWDPRVLSDAYNNLQALWPYYRFNQEPTGDEAVNSIDVDRYIINGKQRVTMLAARELYTEGLPASSKTWIALHLQYTHGYGIVMNQVNAATPEGAPLFITQNIPPQSPPNLTLKEPGIYYGESDSGPIYANSSIPENDYPMGAAQKTTHYRGTNGIPIGGSHWFTRMMFAFRFGDSNLMLTKEITPQTKLLYQRAISARAQAVFPFLKLDPDPYIVNADGKLYWMLDAYTTSNKYPYSSLYGAWGLDLNYVRNSIKIVIDAYDGTVTGYISDTDDPVLKVYQRIFPNLFKPLDQMPPTLKRHIRYPEGLFRIQSGMYRFYHMTDPQVFYQKSDAWEIPNENLEVGKKIQMSPYYVQMRLPDAPTDAFQLILPFTAYQRQNLIGWMSAQCDPENYGRLVVYRFPDQVTVPGPETVYSFFQQNPEISPQMTLWNSAQGGSQALFGNLLVIPIGKSLIYVQPVFLRATTQDTGGSIPELRAVMVGAGRRTTIAPTFEEALKKLFVGQKVPQTVTLTPSGKPQPQQKPNTVINLVNEANIAYEAALNAQKQGNWAEYGKQQQRLGETIKKLKQTSGQ